In the Leptolyngbya sp. FACHB-261 genome, one interval contains:
- a CDS encoding MBL fold metallo-hydrolase, translating to MTSGQVSSGQVSSGQELVLPNQHRTSTLEQGSIFFVGTATVILRYGGFTILTDPNFLHQGDHVHLGYGLKSARVTNPAIEIEELPPLDFVLLSHLHDDHFDRIAEHKLDKDLPIVTTGHSATALKHKGFRLSYALKTWETLTVTKGESLLRITAMPGQHAPGLLSAMLPPVMGSMLEFPTPSGKTAFRLYISGDTLLNNQLREIPKRYSEIDLALLHLGGTRAFGIMLTMDGKQGVEAIKIIAPKTAIPIHFNDYTVFKSPLEDFIEAVKAAGLEQQVKYLAHGETYTFDIPPERSR from the coding sequence ATGACTTCAGGCCAAGTGAGTTCGGGCCAAGTGAGTTCAGGCCAAGAACTGGTTCTTCCCAATCAACACCGTACCTCCACGCTTGAGCAGGGTTCGATCTTTTTTGTTGGAACTGCGACAGTTATTCTGCGCTACGGTGGCTTTACGATTCTGACTGACCCTAACTTTTTGCATCAGGGCGATCATGTTCACCTAGGCTATGGCTTGAAATCAGCCCGAGTAACGAATCCAGCGATTGAAATTGAGGAACTACCGCCCCTCGATTTTGTCTTACTATCGCATTTACACGACGACCATTTTGATCGGATTGCTGAACATAAGCTCGATAAAGACCTACCGATTGTTACTACCGGTCACTCGGCTACTGCCTTGAAGCATAAAGGATTTCGTTTATCCTACGCCCTCAAAACTTGGGAGACCTTAACAGTAACTAAGGGGGAGAGCTTACTGCGCATTACAGCGATGCCTGGTCAGCATGCCCCTGGTCTTCTTTCAGCAATGTTGCCACCCGTAATGGGTAGCATGTTAGAGTTCCCAACCCCTTCTGGAAAAACAGCGTTTCGCCTTTACATTAGCGGTGACACATTGCTGAACAATCAGCTTAGGGAAATTCCTAAACGCTACTCTGAGATTGATTTAGCGCTTCTTCACTTAGGTGGAACCCGGGCTTTCGGCATTATGTTGACAATGGATGGCAAGCAAGGTGTCGAAGCTATCAAAATCATTGCGCCTAAAACCGCTATTCCAATTCATTTCAATGACTACACGGTCTTTAAGTCCCCGCTTGAAGACTTTATTGAAGCCGTCAAAGCAGCAGGGCTTGAACAACAAGTTAAGTATCTCGCTCATGGTGAAACATACACCTTTGATATTCCGCCAGAGCGTTCTCGGTGA
- a CDS encoding glycosyltransferase family 2 protein, with product MSECLLIIQIPCLNEERTLPMTLKALPRHLPGVDRVEILIIDDGSTDATVEVARACGVDHIVHFKRNRGLAAAFQAGIDACVKLGADVVVNTDADNQYYAGDIANLIHPILMNEADIVVGDRQPERIQHFSPLKRRLQRYGSWVMRHASNTPVCDAASGFRAYSREALLRLNVVSEFSYTMETLIQAGRSGLTVANVPVRTNLPTRPSRLFKGIASYLQRSGSTILRTYTMYRPLTVFLTIGCVLLAAGFAVGMRYLWLVLTGDPSGRLSLPLSIILLVTGFQVCLFGLLADLIRANRKLSEEILYRVRKLESESSTRGAFSRSPRNSASQRGE from the coding sequence ATGTCGGAGTGTCTTTTAATCATTCAGATTCCCTGCCTCAATGAAGAGCGGACTCTGCCGATGACTCTAAAGGCTCTGCCTCGGCATTTGCCAGGGGTTGACCGGGTCGAAATTCTGATTATCGATGATGGCAGCACTGACGCTACAGTTGAGGTTGCCAGAGCTTGTGGAGTAGATCATATTGTCCACTTCAAGCGCAACCGTGGTCTGGCTGCTGCTTTCCAAGCTGGCATTGATGCCTGTGTCAAATTGGGGGCTGATGTTGTCGTTAATACGGACGCCGATAACCAGTATTACGCGGGTGACATTGCCAATTTAATCCATCCCATTTTGATGAACGAAGCGGACATCGTGGTGGGTGACCGGCAACCGGAGCGAATCCAGCACTTCTCACCCCTGAAGCGACGCTTACAACGCTATGGCAGTTGGGTGATGCGTCATGCCTCCAATACTCCAGTCTGTGATGCTGCTAGCGGTTTCCGTGCTTATTCCCGTGAAGCTCTGTTGCGGCTAAATGTGGTGTCAGAGTTTTCCTACACTATGGAAACCTTGATTCAGGCAGGGCGTAGTGGTTTGACGGTAGCCAATGTGCCGGTGCGCACTAACTTGCCCACCCGTCCCTCCCGCCTGTTTAAGGGTATTGCTAGCTATTTGCAACGCTCAGGTTCTACGATCCTGCGCACCTACACCATGTATCGGCCACTAACGGTGTTCTTGACCATTGGTTGTGTACTGCTGGCAGCTGGCTTTGCCGTCGGCATGCGCTACTTATGGCTAGTGCTAACCGGAGATCCCAGCGGTCGTCTCTCTTTGCCCTTGTCGATTATTCTGCTGGTCACTGGCTTTCAAGTCTGTTTGTTTGGCCTGCTAGCTGACTTAATTCGAGCCAATCGCAAGCTGAGTGAGGAAATTCTCTATCGAGTGCGCAAATTGGAGTCAGAAAGCTCGACTAGAGGAGCATTCTCCAGATCACCGCGCAACAGTGCATCGCAGCGGGGTGAGTGA
- a CDS encoding DUF4383 domain-containing protein: MKTRYFALIVGLLFLMVGIFGFLPAFVTLPTGAPGIQVDAPTLSFDDGYGYVLGLFPTNFLHNAVHIVVGLLGIAAFTSFSGSRVFNQGFAISYILIALMGLFPVTNTTFGLMPIFGNNVWFNAITALVAFYFGFIEPAAEAEREVTAAS, translated from the coding sequence ATGAAAACACGCTACTTCGCCCTGATTGTTGGGCTTCTTTTCCTGATGGTCGGTATCTTTGGTTTCTTGCCTGCCTTTGTGACTTTACCCACAGGTGCTCCGGGAATCCAAGTTGATGCCCCAACTCTTTCATTTGATGATGGCTATGGCTATGTGCTGGGACTTTTCCCAACTAACTTTTTGCACAACGCTGTTCATATCGTTGTAGGCCTCTTAGGCATTGCAGCCTTCACAAGCTTCAGTGGCTCTCGGGTATTCAACCAGGGCTTTGCCATTTCCTATATCTTGATTGCCTTGATGGGCCTGTTCCCAGTGACCAATACAACCTTTGGTTTGATGCCCATCTTTGGGAACAACGTCTGGTTTAATGCAATCACTGCGCTTGTTGCCTTCTACTTTGGCTTTATAGAGCCTGCAGCAGAAGCAGAACGGGAAGTCACCGCTGCCAGCTAG
- a CDS encoding HpsJ family protein, producing MSASNDYRRLSDVSGQILQIIGVVLIVGVLLDYVILAIPPNFLNQQWEVQYISTLVDRGIVPLVGIAFLFVGSWLQQGAGRPPAKAPRDAKFWALLLSVVLGLVFLLAAGVNFSSAQRLRQDALANIQNQAQAQEQLLQQRLGQAQAQLQQGQQRGNPPITSEQLEAQAKQALFNIRNNQQQLEKQVQAKVTQDILRITLSGLLLGIGYSAVGWSGLVGLGYLGRGK from the coding sequence ATGAGTGCAAGTAACGACTATCGACGGCTCTCTGACGTATCCGGTCAGATTCTGCAGATCATAGGCGTGGTTCTGATTGTGGGGGTCCTGCTGGACTACGTGATTCTGGCAATCCCCCCTAACTTCCTGAACCAGCAGTGGGAGGTGCAGTACATCAGTACATTAGTTGACCGGGGAATTGTGCCACTAGTGGGCATTGCTTTCCTGTTCGTGGGCTCTTGGTTGCAACAGGGGGCAGGTAGGCCACCGGCGAAAGCGCCTCGAGACGCCAAGTTCTGGGCTCTGTTGCTGTCAGTGGTTCTTGGCTTGGTCTTTCTGCTAGCAGCAGGCGTGAATTTTAGTAGCGCTCAACGTCTGCGACAGGATGCGTTAGCCAATATTCAGAACCAGGCCCAAGCCCAGGAGCAACTACTGCAACAACGGCTCGGTCAAGCGCAAGCTCAACTCCAGCAGGGTCAACAACGGGGCAACCCTCCGATTACCTCTGAACAACTAGAAGCACAAGCCAAACAAGCTTTGTTCAATATCCGGAACAACCAGCAACAGCTGGAGAAACAAGTACAGGCCAAAGTGACACAGGACATCTTGCGCATCACCCTCAGTGGTCTGCTGCTGGGCATTGGCTACAGTGCGGTTGGCTGGTCAGGTCTAGTTGGGTTGGGCTACCTGGGGCGCGGTAAGTAG